From Oryza brachyantha chromosome 9, ObraRS2, whole genome shotgun sequence, a single genomic window includes:
- the LOC102709871 gene encoding ESX-1 secretion-associated protein EspK-like, producing the protein MGKPVDVELGGAGGLEIAGGGGGRVWAVSRAIGRAASFRCVFVLALSVGVLVPTLLLLVPTRGHGFLSDDPDVLAAEIQVGFTLEKPVSFLAAHRDKLGGDIYEEIGVPNSKVSIVSMSSLTSKYSTHVVFSVLPSPKDASISLPALSVLRSSLIEMMLNQVNLSLTPSLFGHPSSVELLRFPGGITVIPEQSGYVWADPLFNFVLNNSIYQILGNITELKDQLKLGLNLSYEKVYLQFRNEIGSSVDAPATIEASVLDGSSTVLPYSRLKQLAQLIKEPNARNLGLNHSVFGKVKGVQLSSYLQRSISDLSPSPSPSPSPSPSSSVPPSLSPSGSIHYPTPPTYMNPSLPPQAFPPLPDRNPCFPCFNCNHFPPAGNPTGKPPCFGRDPKLPPFIHSLQPSVAPSPPPTESYLSPTFQPIPGHADHPHPVPTPNHLPGAAPGPTYQMMPIPSPSLPVFRPSVPPWKKRKNQPAKSPPSIAPSPYFLHS; encoded by the exons ATGGGGAAGCCCGTCGATgtggagctcggcggcgcgggaggccTCGAGAtcgccggcggaggagggggacgAGTGTGGGCCGTCTCCCGGGCGAtcggccgcgccgcgtcgtTCCGGTGCGTGTTCGTGCTCGCCCTCTCCGTGGGGGTCCTCGTCCCGACGCTGCTCCTCCTCGTGCCCACCCGCGGGCACGGGTTCCTCTCCGACGACCCCGACGTGCTCGCAG CTGAAATCCAGGTTGGTTTTACCTTGGAAAAGCCAGTGTCATTCCTTGCTGCTCACAGGGACAAACTAGGGGGTGACATATATGAAGAGATCGGTGTACCTAATAGCAAG GTTTCCATTGTTTCAATGAGCTCTTTGACCTCTAAATACTCCACACATGTGGTTTTTAGTGTTCTTCCTTCTCCAAAAGATGCCTCAATAAGTTTGCCTGCCCTAAGTGTGCTGAGATCATCCTTAATAGAGATGATGCTAAATCAGGTGAACCTATCGTTGACACCATCACTTTTTGGCCATCCATCTTCTGTTGAGCTGTTGAGGTTCCCCGGAGGAATCACTGTAATTCCTGAGCAGTCTGGTTATGTATGGGCGGATCCTCTATTCAACTTTGTGTTGAATAATTCCATTTATCAGATCTTGGGTAATATTACAGAGCTAAAGGACCAGCTGAAGCTTGGATTGAACTTGTCCTATGAG AAAGTATATTTGCAGTTCAGGAATGAGATTGGTTCTTCAGTTGATGCCCCAGCAACCATTGAGGCCTCTGTGCTAGACGGGAGCAGCACTGTTTTGCCATATAGTAGATTGAAACAGCTAGCTCAGCTAATAAAAGAACCCAATGCAAGAAACCTTGGGCTTAATCACTCTGTATTCGGTAAGGTAAAAGGTGTTCAGCTTTCATCATACCTGCAGCGCTCAATCTCAGATTTATCTCCGAGCCCATCTCCTTCACCATCTCCATCCCCTTCTTCAAGTGTACCACCATCTTTGTCGCCATCTGGCAGCATCCATTACCCTACACCTCCAACATATATGAACCCAAGTCTTCCTCCTCAAGCATTCCCCCCTCTTCCTGACAGAAATCCTTGCTTTCCATGTTTTAATTGCAACCACTTCCCTCCAGCTGGTAACCCAACGGGAAAACCACCCTGTTTTGGTAGAGACCCTAAGCTACCACCATTTATACACTCGCTGCAGCCATCTGTTGCTCCTTCCCCTCCACCTACGGAATCATATCTTTCGCCAACTTTTCAACCAATTCCTGGGCACGCAGATCATCCCCACCCTGTACCAACTCCCAATCATTTACCTGGTGCAGCCCCTGGACCAACTTATCAAATGATGCCAATACCTTCACCATCATTGCCTGTGTTTAGACCTTCAGTGCCTCCATGGAAGAAACGAAAAAATCAACCAGCCAAGTCTCCCCCGTCAATTGCTCCTTCCCCATATT TTCTCCATTCCTGA